The following are encoded in a window of Thunnus albacares chromosome 17, fThuAlb1.1, whole genome shotgun sequence genomic DNA:
- the nol12 gene encoding nucleolar protein 12, giving the protein MKNKKKHNNVSQKGKFKPGSKKRENKCIVMFDDKDRQDYLTGFHKRKVERRKAAVAEIRKKIKDEQIRVREERHKEYMKMLKERKEALEEDEDDLEDVITDTKESVQYDHRNHTVTVTTISDLDLTGAHLLKPASNQVNGESKDEENGEEEEEETNAMPRKAGNPILNKKIRSLTASLNTYTSQRKRKGKQEGRGGRGRPTDKGPGVTESKKRAGRTSKRQRRRQTGKKVHHQD; this is encoded by the exons atgaaaaacaagaaaaagcacAATAATGTGTCCCAAAAGGGTAAATTCAAGCCAGGATccaagaaaagagaaaataaatgcatcGTTATGTTTGACgacaaagacagaca GGATTATCTCACTGGTTTCCATAAGAGAAAAGTGGAAAGGAGGAAAGCAGCAGTGGCAGAAATTCGAAAGAAAATCAAGGATGAGCAGATCAGAGTCCGAGAAGAG AGGCATAAGGAGTATATGAAGATGctgaaggagaggaaagaagctCTCG aggaggatgaagatgatctGGAAGATGTGATAACCGATACAAAAGAGTCTGTACAGTATGATCACCGAAACCACACCGTCACCGTGACGACGATTAGTGATCTTGACCTCACAGGGGCTCACCTGCTCAAACCTGCATCGAATCAG GTCAACGGGGAGAGCAAAGAtgaggaaaatggagaagaagaggaggaggaaacaaatGCAATGCCAAGAAAAGCCGGGAATCCAATCCTCAACAAAAA gatcCGCTCCCTGACTGCGTCACTTAACACTTACACCAGCCAGCGGAAGAGGAAAGGGAAGCAGGAAGGCCGAGGAGGACGGGGCCGTCCGACAGACAAGGGACCTGGTGTCACAGAGAGTAAAAAGAGAGCGGGGAGGACCAGCAAGAGGCAGAGACGCCGACAGACCGGGAAGAAGGTGCATCATCAGGACTGA